The Meiothermus sp. CFH 77666 genome has a window encoding:
- the hemW gene encoding radical SAM family heme chaperone HemW, translating to MKHLYVHVPFCPTICPYCDFHVVRRHGGVVAAYLERLAEEARALYEQYPGPLRTLYLGGGTPSFLRSAELRALFAALPWDIGGAEVTLEANPGTLNTERLQLLRGLGVNRLSLGVQSFQDDVLKTLGRAHGRKGALKAVEMSLEAGFRTSLDLILGLPGQDFEADLREARALGVGHISAYTLQIEPGTPFALANLQTDEEQEARAFEQAEEILGEAGFVRYEVSNFALPHQESQHNQVYWQLGFWGALGPGAAAHLPAQAGKALYAIRATNPPLPRWLAGEAPATEEISPLEHAKEALMLGLRLREGVDVGSLEVRTGLELWPALAPTVAKLIGEGRLEARGQRLRATHLSTLHPVILQLWEALDAITTAQTPG from the coding sequence TTGAAACACCTTTACGTACATGTTCCCTTCTGCCCTACCATCTGCCCCTACTGCGATTTTCACGTAGTCAGGCGGCACGGCGGGGTGGTAGCGGCCTACCTCGAGCGGCTGGCCGAAGAGGCCAGAGCCCTGTATGAGCAGTACCCAGGGCCTCTCAGAACCCTTTACTTAGGCGGCGGCACCCCCAGCTTCCTGCGGAGCGCTGAACTCCGGGCCCTGTTTGCCGCCCTGCCCTGGGACATCGGCGGGGCCGAGGTCACCCTGGAGGCCAACCCCGGTACGCTCAATACCGAACGGCTGCAGCTCCTGCGGGGCCTGGGGGTGAACCGGCTTTCGCTGGGGGTGCAAAGTTTCCAGGACGATGTACTCAAAACCCTGGGCCGGGCCCACGGACGCAAAGGCGCCCTGAAGGCGGTGGAGATGAGCCTGGAAGCCGGTTTCCGCACCTCGCTGGACCTGATACTGGGCCTGCCCGGACAGGACTTCGAGGCCGACCTGCGCGAAGCCCGTGCGCTGGGCGTGGGGCACATTTCGGCCTACACGCTGCAAATTGAGCCCGGCACGCCCTTTGCGCTGGCCAACCTGCAAACCGACGAGGAACAGGAGGCCCGCGCTTTCGAACAAGCCGAGGAAATTCTTGGAGAGGCCGGTTTTGTCCGTTACGAGGTTTCCAACTTCGCCCTGCCCCACCAGGAAAGCCAGCACAACCAGGTGTACTGGCAACTGGGCTTCTGGGGGGCGCTGGGGCCGGGGGCGGCGGCCCACCTGCCTGCACAAGCGGGAAAAGCCCTGTACGCCATCCGCGCCACCAATCCACCACTTCCGCGCTGGCTGGCAGGGGAAGCGCCTGCAACAGAAGAAATTAGCCCCCTCGAGCACGCCAAAGAAGCCCTGATGCTGGGGCTGCGGCTGCGGGAGGGGGTGGATGTGGGGAGCCTCGAGGTACGCACGGGACTGGAGCTTTGGCCCGCTCTGGCTCCCACCGTAGCGAAACTGATCGGAGAGGGAAGGCTCGAGGCCAGAGGTCAACGCCTGCGTGCGACCCACCTTAGCACCCTGCATCCGGTCATTCTGCAACTTTGGGAGGCATTGGACGCTATAACAACTGCACAAACACCCGGGTGA
- a CDS encoding nucleotidyltransferase domain-containing protein, translating to METQVLDSVRGVFSRYPQVQVAFLFGSRAFGKSRPGSDWDIGVYLEPQKPDPTLDILTDLVKAGFERADLVVLNQAPPVLAFEVVRANGVVFQREGFCVGSYVSRVVREYWDLEPLLRVQREAMKRRWLGDPA from the coding sequence GTGGAAACCCAGGTGCTGGATAGCGTTCGAGGGGTTTTTTCTCGATACCCTCAGGTGCAGGTAGCCTTTTTGTTCGGCTCCCGCGCCTTTGGAAAATCGCGCCCTGGGAGCGACTGGGATATCGGGGTGTATCTGGAGCCCCAAAAGCCCGACCCCACGCTGGACATCCTGACCGACCTGGTGAAAGCCGGCTTCGAGCGCGCAGACCTGGTTGTTTTGAACCAGGCCCCGCCGGTGCTGGCCTTTGAGGTGGTGCGGGCTAACGGGGTCGTCTTTCAGCGGGAGGGGTTCTGCGTGGGGAGCTACGTTTCGCGGGTGGTGCGGGAGTACTGGGATTTAGAACCCCTCTTGCGCGTACAGCGGGAGGCCATGAAAAGGCGGTGGCTCGGTGACCCGGCCTGA
- the mfd gene encoding transcription-repair coupling factor, whose protein sequence is MHTTAPSILNHYLPGLPQVARALLFAQGEGPRVLLCPPERLSLYADLGALGVSVYVNPGLEAIGEAQVVVMSYPEALAAFPAQPEDWRLVLEVGRQYLREDLLERLYRMGYLREEDYRVQGDVLELEEVRLEFFGDELDALKVAGEPRQRYVLTAREGKAETWDSHKILHFPGTVYLDTPALAPEALWPLIAGRSRVAFGLGGPELPSLPLPYKPLPPYRARISQFVEDVHAWMGAGFSVVFFYRHPKSRSYLLQKLQGSGVRGEGSGERGQGSGADTPALNALRSTPTLSPKPGTLNLVPAPFEGAFLDPETRTVYLSEAHLYAFGGAEVLRNRRVVGGEVADPGALSVGDYLIHPEHGIGQYLGLETREVLGAKRDYLVLQYAGEGKMYLPVEQLPLLKRHPGTTDDPPALSSLGKGEWKRTREKAQRDAEELAQRMLVLHAKREATPGRAFGPLPEWDVLVEQNFPFELTPDQHKALEETLRDLEAPRPMERLISGDVGFGKTEVALRAAHRVVGHGAQVAVLVPTTLLAEQHTQTFQKRLEGLPVRVAGLSRFTSEKEASAILRDLAAGRVDIVIGTHRLLSPDVRFKDLGLLVVDEEHRFGVAQKERIRELKEAVDTLFLSATPIPRTLYSALVGLRDLSSIQTAPPGRKPIQTILAPYDPALVRQGIMDELERGGKAFYVHDRVATILARRKYLEALVPEARIGVVHGQMNETAVEETMLAFAEGAFDVLLATTIIESGLDIPEANTILVERADKLGLAALYQLRGRVGRRKEEAYAYLFHPLRLTEGAERRLAAIADLSDLGSGHLLAEKDMEIRGVGNLLGPEQHGHIRAVSLEIYTELLSEAIRKLKGEQVELERHVTLDLQLSARLTPEYIPSPAARSRFYGRLAETRNLAQLSRLAREIKERYGPAPEEVENFLALTKLRLVAESKGVVSITEDMLHLQIAFETARLDYDAKALRALPFRVEPTQYPPGFRIPKKGLAVQEYVQAISEVLYLVG, encoded by the coding sequence CCCCCCCGAGCGCCTGAGCCTGTATGCCGACCTGGGGGCGCTGGGGGTCTCGGTTTACGTGAACCCTGGCCTCGAGGCCATCGGCGAGGCCCAGGTGGTGGTGATGAGCTACCCCGAAGCCCTGGCGGCTTTTCCGGCCCAGCCCGAAGACTGGCGTCTGGTGCTCGAGGTAGGGCGCCAGTACCTGCGGGAAGACCTGCTGGAGCGCCTCTATCGCATGGGCTACCTGCGCGAGGAGGACTACCGCGTGCAGGGGGATGTGCTCGAGCTGGAGGAAGTCCGGCTGGAGTTCTTCGGCGATGAACTGGATGCCCTCAAGGTAGCCGGCGAACCCCGTCAGCGCTACGTCCTGACGGCCCGTGAAGGCAAGGCCGAGACCTGGGACTCCCACAAAATCCTGCACTTCCCCGGCACGGTCTACCTCGATACCCCGGCCCTGGCACCCGAGGCGCTGTGGCCCCTGATTGCAGGCCGTAGCCGGGTCGCCTTCGGCCTGGGCGGGCCCGAGCTGCCCTCCCTGCCCCTGCCCTACAAGCCCCTCCCTCCCTACCGGGCCCGTATCTCGCAGTTTGTGGAAGATGTCCATGCCTGGATGGGGGCGGGTTTTTCGGTGGTGTTCTTCTACCGGCACCCCAAGAGCCGCAGTTATCTTTTGCAAAAACTACAGGGGTCAGGGGTCAGGGGAGAGGGGTCAGGGGAGAGGGGTCAGGGCTCTGGTGCCGATACCCCAGCCCTCAACGCACTTCGCTCTACCCCCACCCTGTCACCCAAACCCGGAACCCTGAACCTGGTGCCTGCGCCCTTCGAAGGGGCCTTCCTGGACCCCGAAACGCGCACGGTGTATCTGAGCGAGGCCCACCTGTACGCCTTTGGGGGGGCCGAGGTACTGCGCAACCGGCGGGTGGTGGGGGGCGAGGTGGCCGACCCTGGGGCGCTCTCGGTGGGCGACTACCTGATCCACCCCGAGCACGGCATCGGGCAGTACCTGGGCCTCGAGACCCGCGAGGTACTGGGGGCCAAACGCGACTACCTGGTCTTGCAGTACGCAGGCGAGGGGAAGATGTACCTCCCGGTAGAGCAGCTACCCCTGCTCAAGCGCCACCCCGGCACCACCGACGATCCCCCGGCCCTCTCCTCGCTCGGCAAGGGGGAGTGGAAGCGCACCCGGGAAAAAGCCCAGCGCGACGCCGAGGAGCTGGCCCAGCGGATGTTGGTGCTGCACGCCAAGCGCGAGGCCACGCCGGGCCGGGCTTTTGGCCCTCTGCCCGAGTGGGATGTGCTGGTGGAGCAGAACTTTCCCTTCGAGCTGACCCCCGACCAGCACAAGGCCCTGGAAGAAACCCTGCGCGACCTCGAGGCCCCCCGCCCCATGGAGCGCCTGATCTCGGGGGATGTGGGCTTCGGCAAGACCGAGGTGGCCCTGCGGGCCGCCCACCGGGTGGTGGGGCACGGGGCCCAGGTGGCGGTGCTGGTGCCCACCACGCTCCTGGCCGAGCAGCACACCCAGACCTTCCAGAAACGCCTGGAGGGCCTGCCGGTGCGGGTGGCGGGTCTCTCGCGCTTCACCTCCGAGAAAGAGGCCAGCGCCATTCTGCGCGACCTGGCGGCGGGCCGGGTGGACATCGTGATTGGCACCCACCGCCTTTTGTCCCCCGATGTGCGCTTCAAAGATCTGGGCCTTCTGGTGGTGGACGAGGAGCACCGCTTTGGGGTGGCCCAGAAGGAGCGCATCCGCGAACTCAAGGAGGCCGTGGACACCCTGTTTTTGTCGGCCACGCCGATCCCCCGCACCCTCTACAGCGCCCTGGTGGGCCTGCGCGACCTCAGCAGCATCCAGACTGCCCCGCCGGGCCGCAAGCCCATCCAGACCATCCTGGCCCCCTACGACCCCGCACTGGTGCGGCAGGGGATTATGGACGAGCTCGAGCGCGGCGGCAAAGCCTTTTACGTGCACGACCGGGTGGCTACCATCCTGGCGCGGCGCAAGTACCTGGAAGCCCTGGTGCCCGAGGCCCGGATTGGCGTGGTCCACGGCCAGATGAACGAAACCGCGGTGGAGGAGACCATGCTGGCCTTTGCCGAGGGGGCTTTTGACGTGCTCCTGGCCACTACCATCATCGAAAGCGGGCTGGATATCCCCGAGGCCAACACCATCCTGGTGGAGCGGGCCGACAAGCTGGGCCTGGCGGCCCTCTACCAGCTCCGTGGGCGGGTAGGGCGCAGAAAAGAGGAAGCCTACGCCTACCTGTTTCACCCCCTGCGCCTGACCGAAGGGGCCGAGCGCCGCCTGGCGGCCATCGCCGACCTCTCCGACCTGGGCTCGGGGCACCTCCTGGCCGAGAAGGACATGGAAATTCGCGGGGTGGGCAACCTGTTGGGGCCCGAACAGCACGGCCACATCCGCGCGGTGAGCCTGGAAATCTACACCGAGCTTCTATCCGAGGCCATCCGCAAGCTCAAGGGGGAGCAGGTGGAGCTCGAGCGCCACGTCACCCTGGACCTTCAGCTTTCGGCCCGCCTCACCCCCGAGTACATCCCCAGCCCCGCCGCCCGCAGCCGCTTCTATGGCCGCCTGGCCGAGACCCGCAACCTGGCCCAGCTTTCCCGCCTTGCCAGGGAAATCAAGGAACGCTACGGCCCCGCACCCGAGGAGGTGGAAAACTTCCTGGCCCTCACCAAACTCCGACTGGTAGCGGAGTCCAAGGGGGTGGTCTCCATCACCGAGGACATGCTCCACCTCCAGATTGCCTTTGAGACCGCCCGCCTCGACTACGACGCCAAAGCCCTGCGAGCCTTACCCTTCCGAGTCGAGCCCACCCAGTACCCGCCGGGGTTTCGTATTCCCAAAAAAGGCCTGGCCGTGCAGGAGTACGTTCAAGCCATCAGTGAGGTGCTGTATCTGGTGGGTTGA